The Acetivibrio cellulolyticus CD2 genome segment GCTGGAGTTGAACAACTTTAGCAAGGCGGCAAGACAGCTTAATAAAATAACCACTGAGCTTCAGGATATAGTCATGTCAATACGTATGGTGCCTTTGTCAATGACTTTTCAAAAAATGAACAGAATTGTAAGAGATATGAGCAAAAAGCTTGATAAATCGGTTGAGCTTGAAATAATCGGAGAGGAAACAGAAGTTGATAAGAATATAATAGAACGATTAACTGATCCTTTAATACATTTAATAAGAAATTCAATAGACCATGGAATTGAAAAGGCGGACCAGAGGATCCAGAAAGGTAAGTCACCTACAGGTAAATTGGTTTTAGAAGCCAAAAATGCAGGTGGAGAAGTTTTGATAATTGTTAAAGATGACGGAAAGGGTTTGGATAAAGAGAAAATTCTGCAAAGAGCAAGAACAAATGGTCTTATATTTAAGCCTGAATCGGAACTATCTGATAAAGAAATATATTCCTTCATCTTCCTACCGGGTTTTTCAACAAAAGAAAACGTTACAGAGTTTTCGGGCCGTGGAGTTGGAATGGATATAGTTACAAAAAATATTGAAACGGTAGGAGGAACAGTAAATATAAACAGCGCTCCAGATGAAGGCACAACATTTTCCATAAAGTTTCCGCTGACACTTGCAATTATAGATGGGATGATAATAGAAGTAGGATGCAATAAGTATACTATTCCTATGGTATCAATATTAGAGTCTTTCAGAGTCGCTAATGAGGCAGTAATTGAAGATGAACAGGGAAATGAAATGATAATGGTAAGAGGCGAATGCTACCCAGTTCTTAGGCTACATAGACATTATCATATTGATACTTCAGTGAAAGAATTTACAGAGGGAATAATGATTATGGTAGAAAATGGGGATAAAAGAATTTGTATTTTTTCGGATGCACTTTTAGGAGAACAGCAGGTTGTTGTGAAAGCACTGCCTAAATACATCAAAAAGGTAAAAGGTATAGCAGGTTGTACTCTTTTAGGTGATGGGGACATAAGTCTGATATTTGACATGGATGAACTTATCGGTTAACAGCACAAAAACATTCTTTAAATTTAGTTTTAGAGTTTTTCATCTACGACATTATACATTTTAGGGTAAAGTTTAATTCTGATAATAAACAAAAAATGGAGGTTTGAGGAAATGGCGGATGTATTGGATGAACTGCATGAAATTGTAGAAGATACGCAAAAAGGTAGATTCTTGACCTTTGTAATAGGAAAAGAAGTTTATGGAATTGAGATAAAATATGTTACTGAAATAATTAATATTCAGAAGATAACGGAGGTACCTGAACTTCCCGACTACATCAAAGGTATTATCAACCTTAGAGGAAAGATAATTCCAGTACTTGATGTCAGGGTGAGGTTCAAGAAGGAACCAAAAGAATATAATGACAGAACATGTATTATAGTTGTTGACATAGCTGATATTTCGGTAGGACTTATTGTTGATAGCGTTGCAGAGGTGACGACGATAACAGAAAATGACATTGTACCTCCACCTGATGCAAATACGGGTTTTAACAACAAGTATATTAAAGGTATAGGAAAAATCGGCGATGAAGTAAAGCTTTTGCTAGATTGCAGCAAACTTCTCAGCGATGAGGATTGTGAGAGCTTAATAAAGATTTCTTAAATGTTTGCAAAGGATTTCATGATTCTAAAATAAATTATAAATGGTGAGAACTATGCTAACTATTACGGATAAAGAGTTTATACAGCTTTCTGAGTATATTAAGGCAAATTATGGTATTAACCTTAGTGATAAAAAAAAGGCTCTTGTTGTCGGAAGACTCCAAAATATCTTAATGGAAAAAAGTTTTGAAAGTTTTTCGCAGTATATAGAATATGTAATGAAAGATAAAACAGGTGAAGCAGTTAAAACACTTATAAGTAAGATTACAACAAATCACACTTACTTTATGAGGGAATCTGAACACTTCCAATATTTCAAAAACGTTGCGCTAAAATACTGGTACGAAAAGCTAAAGAACTCAAAGGACTTAAGAATATGGAGTGCAGGTTGTTCGTCCGGTGAAGAACCTTATACTCTTGCTATGATTATTGCAGACTTTTTTGGTAATGAGAAATCACTTTGGGATACAAAAATACTGGCAACAGATATATCATCAAGAGTATTGAGTGAGGCACAAAATGGTGTTTATTCTAATGAAAGTTTGGAAGCTGTGCCTAAAATATGGAGGAATCAATATTTTCAAAGGTTTGATAATCAGAACAGTATTGTTGTTGACAGCATTAAGAACGAGGTTATTTTTAGAACATTTAACCTTATGAATACAACCCTTCCATTCAAGAAAAAGTTTCATGTAATATTTTGCAGGAATGTAATGATTTATTTTGATTCTGAAACTAAAAGAGAGTTAATAAACAGGTTCTATGAACAGACTGAATATGGAGGTTATCTCTTTATTGGTCACTCTGAATCACTAAACCGTGAAGAAACAAAATTTAAATATATAATGCCTGCAGTATATAGAAAGGAATAGTTAACATGGAGCTTAAAAAAACAAATATTAAAAGGAAAATTAAAGTTTTAATAGTTGACGACTCCATTCTTTTTAGGGAAACGCTGGCAAAAGGAATCGGTCAGGATGCTGCAATTGAAGTCGTTGGAACTGCAGCTGACCCATACAGTGCAAGAGATAAAATAATAGAATATGAGCCAGACGTTATGACTCTTGATGTTGAGATGCCTAAGATGAGTGGAATTGAGTTTTTAAGGCGTTTAATGCCTCAATACCCTATTCCTGTTGTGGTTGTAAGTGCTGTAAGTGATAATGTATTTAATGCTTTAAATGCAGGTGCTGTTGACTTTGTAACAAAACCTAATGTGAGTAGCCAGATGAGTATGCAATCTTTTATAAACGAGCTCATTATAAAAGTAAAAATTGCTTCAACCGCCAAAGTTGGGCGCTGGAAGTTTGAAGCTCCGATAAACAGAGAGTTAACACGAAGTGATAGGCAGCAAACTGATAAGATACTTGCCATAGGTGCTTCAACTGGTGGAACAGAAGCAATATACAGTGTTTTAAAGTCCATGCCCAAAGATATTCCGGGAACGGTTATAGTACAACATATGCCACCGGTTTTTACCAGGATGTATTCGGAAAGACTTAATAATTCATGCTTAATGGAAGTAAAGGAAGCGGAAACCGGAGATAGGGTTTTACCTGGAAGAGTCCTTATTGCACCGGGTGACTTTCAGATGAGACTTAAAAAGGTAGGAAATATTTATATGGTTGAGTGCTTTAAAGGTGAAAAGGTAAATGGTCACTGTCCTTCAGTAGATGTTTTGTTTGAATCCGTTGCAAGGGTCGCAGGGAGAAATGCTGTAGGAGTAATACTTACAGGCATGGGAGGCGATGGCGCAAAAGGACTGCTAGCTATGAGAAAAAGTGGTGCGCGGACGATAGGACAGGATGAACAAAGCTGCGTTGTATATGGAATGCCTCGTGTGGCGTATGAAATAGGCGCAGTTGAAAAGCAGGTTACATTGGATTCAGTTTCAAATACGATATTTTCAATGCTTTAAGGAATAACCGAAATATTACTTTGAATTTTTCAGCATTCCTAAGCATATCACAGGGATTATTTTGTTCCGCTGCGATATGCTTAACTTTTTTAAATTGTTTTTTTCTTCGACAATACTCTAGAAAGGCGGCTGAAGAAACCTCCTTTGTTTCTTTCACGCCATAATCCCAAAGAACGGTCTACATTTTCAAAGTGCTTGTCCAGTTTACTTTCAATTTTTCTTATATTGTTTTCCATGCAAGCTCCGAGTTCAAGCTTTGTTTTAGTAAGCTCCCTGTTTATCTGATCCCTGGCATCAGCCACTTCATTAGAAAAGCTTAGAGTAAGGCGTTCACCAAATTCATTGAAAAAATTTTTAATATCTATAATGTTTTCACTCGATTCAACAGGAGTCATAGAGGTGAACCCGTTTTCTGATACAACAGGTGGAGGCTCATTTATGACGCTTTCGCACTCAAGTATTTTTTTAATTGCCTTAATTTCAAGACCATCATCCCGCATAGTCTTTATCTGAAACATTACATTGGCATATTCGGGTGTGTAATAACGCCTGCCTCTGCTATCCTTTGGGATGTTCATATTGAACTCCTTTTCATAATACCTTAAAGCGTGGTCGGTTATTCCAAGACGCTCACTTAATTCAGTAATGGTATACCTGTCTTTAAGAATTTCCACTTAAGACTCCCTCCAGTTTATTAATTGTAATGATGAAATAAACATCGAAACAATATTCCATCTACTCCTTAATTAAAAGCTTCAGACATGTTTAAATATACTTATCACGGCGCTTATGTAGCCTTGTATAAGTTGGAAAGCAAATACTATGATAGCACTATTATGAAATAGTGTAAATAACTTGATGATTATTTACGCAATATTTCCAGAGAGTTATTTATATCCTTTGGAATGGGCGCAACAAGTTGAAGATTTTTTTTAGTTAGGGGATGAATAAATTCCACTTTGTAGGAATGAAGTGCTTGTCTTTCAATAATATTAAGCTCTGGATGGAATTCTAAGTTTTGGGTAATAGAGTTCTCATTACTGGAAATGCTGTTTCCTATTTCATAATATATATCATCACCATCCGTACGACTCATGAGTTCTGGGGTTTGGGAAATATCTAAAAATGGGTATAGGGTATCGCCTATAAGTGGATGACCAATAGCCTGGCAATGTACTCTTATCTGATGAGTCCTTCCTGTCTCCAGACGGAATTTTAATAGTGAGGTATTGTTAAGAACTTCCAGCGTTTCGAAATGAGTTACAGATCTATCTCCTGACAGAGATACATGCCTTAACATAATACTACCCTCTTTGCGTTCTATGGGCAGATCAATGGTACCCCTTGTATTCTTAAGAATTCCGTAAACGATTCCGATATATTCCTTAACAAACGTTTTTGTATTCATTTGGCGTATTAGTGACTCCTGAGAAAAAGAGTTTTTGGCAAATATAATAATGCCTGAAGTATTCCTGTCAAGCCTTATTACAGGACGGATTTTTTTGGCTACACCACTTTTTTGAAGGTGGTATGCTACAGCGTTAGCAAGAGTACCATCAGGGTGGGAACAGGTGGGGTGAACGACAATATCGGGAGCTTTGTTTATAACAATAAGACAATCGTCCTCATAGATAATATCTATGGGGAGGTCTTGCGGAACTAAACCTTCCAGCTCTTCATCATATTCAATTTCGACTTCGATAACGTCGCCGCTTTTAACAACAGCGTTGACAAATACAGGTTGTTTGTTGCATAGTATCTTGCTTTGGTATTTGAGCTTTTTTATCAATCGTTCGGAAATATCCAGCTTGCTTTTTAATATGTATTTTACAGCTTTGCCGTTGTCATTATTATCAGCGGTATATTTTATAATCAAGTTTAATCACCCCGTTAATAATATTATAGCATTGTGCATTATTCAAGTCCTAATTAGGCAAATTGATTTTTATATAGTATTTGCTTATAATGCAATGTATTAGTATAATGAAATAAGAAAATTCATGTATTGGATGGTGTATTTTTTTGAATCATAACTCAGACGAAGATAAAAAAGGGATATATTTGTATCCTGACAGGAATGAGTCGATTACATTAAATCTTATTCGAGAGAGTGAACCTTATCATAATTACTGGGATAAAAGTGAAGGTAAAATACTTGATATCGCAATAAAAAGAATTAAGCAATTAGGGTTGGATGGCACTATGCTTGATGCTGGATGTGGTATGGGACGATTGACTTTAAAGTTTGGTAAATACTTCAGAGAAATACATGCTTGCGAGCCAGATACAGAACGTTATAGCGTTTTTTGCAAAAATATAAACAAGTGGGATATGTCTCATAAGGTAAAGCCATATTTGGGTGGCGCTGAAAAATTGGAATTTAGCGAATACTTTGACATAATTATTTGTAGTCATGTTATTCAGCATATTCAGGAAGATATTGCGGAGAAAATGATGGCCTCATTTGGAAGAATGCTAAAGGAAAATGGCTTATTGTTTATTACAACAACGCATTCTCTTGAAGATAGGGTAGTATTTTGTGAAAGTTATATGAGTCAGAGTGGAGAGCGTATTGAGACAGAAATTAGTCAGGAAAGATTTAATAACTTAAATAATGAGGCGGGAATACTGCCTATCAAGTTTTTTGCATGTGATAATATTAAAGAGCTTATTGAGAAGCATGGTTTTGATATGATTGACTTTAGAGTATATCACAATAGCACAAGTAGCAAACTTTTAGACAGTATTTTTGGTATAGATTCTTTGATAAATTTAAATAGTGGTTTGAGGAAGCGCTACGGGAGGGATTTGTTTGTCTGGGCAAGAAAAACAACAAAATGACATACTAAATAAAGAATTGATTGATGCACAAATAATCTTTCTGCAAAGTGCAAATATTAACTTCAGACTCACAGATAAAGAAAAAATCGAGAATAAGCTGAAAAAGTTTTTTTGCGATCCCACATGGAAAAACGAAAGTAATTATAGTAACTGTTTTGAAGATTACAAAAATATACTTTTTAAAAATAACTTGAACCCACATAACTTGATAAAACTTAGATTAGGGTGTTTTAAATTTTCTATTGAGTATTTTCAAGCTAACAAAAAAATGAAAAAGTAAATAAAAAAGAGGATAAGAGTTTTCAAAATATAAACGAAGTATATAAAAGAGTGTATGAAGTAGAGATTTTTGCCTTTATTTATCCCGATTTAGATATTATTAACCTGCTTTATAGTATTCCAATTAAAAAGATATCAATAGATGAGTTTATATTTGTTCGAAAGGTAATCCAGTTTGATAAAAAGCCAATAACTTTAATAAATAAAGATTTTTTTAAAGAAGAAAATAAAGAAGAAAAGTATACTTTTTCTGATTTTTCTGAAATATCTAAAAAAATTTATATAATATTTATGGAAATATCAGAGTATAAAAAGTTCGGAAATAAATACATAATGTCAAATCGCGCTAAGTCAAAGTTTGCTTTAGAAAAAGAAGAGTATTACAAGCAGGCCTTTGAAGAGATAAAAAAATTTAGTTTGATGATGATAGAGGTTAGAGACTTAGAGGGAATTGATAAATGTGATTTGCATTCAGAAGATTTCATGAAAAAGTTCTCTAGGAAAATATACGGATTGATGGTTTGTGATGAGGGGTGGCGTTTTGTGCCTTTGCAATGTTCATCAAGTGCTCTTGAGAAGTGTTTTTGTTCAAGAGATTATTTTTGTGTTTTTGCATCTAATGTAGGAGTGTTGGAGATAAATTTAATAGAATCTGATAATTATAAAAAGTATAATGCTTCACAGAAGAAGATTGGAGAAGTATTTAACGATAAGGATACGATAAAATTATTAGAACCAGCAAATTATGCAGGTTTGAATAGTGGAGCATTGCTTGCAATGGAGAGAGCGACAATGTTGCATGTAATTATTGGAGCAAACATGACAAAAGATTATTGCAAAGCAAAATTGGGTGATAGGAAGATAATCTGTAACAGAAGAAAGATGATTGAAGCAATTGATTTGGTTATGAATATAAATATAAGCGAGATGTCTACCTTAACTGATATGATAATGGACAAGCTTGGAATATACAAATATGTTGAAAGGGTAAAGGAAAGATTAGATCTGGAAGAAGATGATAATATGATAATTTATCAGAAAAGTATTAATAGTTTTATGAAATTACTGACTCTTGTTGGCTTGATTATTGCTTTTTTTAGCTTGGTTGTTTCTTTACTTAGTGCGGATATGATAAGAGACAAATTGATTGAATGTTTGAGCTATATTACATCAAGTAAATAGTATTCAACAAAGTATGGCAATAAAATCAAAGGTAGAATTTGTATTAAGAAAAGTCAAAATAGCCCATAAATGATTGGACGAACTAAGACAAAATTCAATAGAACATTGAAATGGAGGATTTGTTAAGTTCGTGGCGAATTATAAATACAGTTTAGTCATAAGCTTTTATTTTTGCTTTAAATGGATATTGAAATATAAAAAAATATGTTAATATAAAATACAGTTTTGTGAAAAGTAAACTGAAATGTGAGGAAAAATAATGATATCTAGGATTGCAGATTATTTAGCAAGTGAGTTTAATATATGTGATAAAGTGCTTGAAATTACAAAGGATGCTGAGAAGATAATTTCACTTGAGTTTCAAAAGATTGACCGGGTGAAGGAATATAACCAGTTAAAAGTAATAAGGGCAATGCAGGTAAATAATTTAAGTGACACTCATTTTCCGGGTACGACGGGATATGGTTATGATGATAAGGGCAGAGATGTTTTAGATGACGTATACAGAGATGTGTTTAAGGCTGAAGATGCGCTTGTGAGACATCAGATAGTGTCTGGAACTCATGCTCTTGCTCTGTGCCTGTCTGGAATTCTAAGGCCGGGTGATGAACTCCTTTGTGCAACAGGTAAGCCTTATGATACGTTAGAAGAGGTTATAGGCATAAGAGGAGAAGGCGGAGGATCACTTAAAGAATTTGGAGTTACATATTCACAGGTTGAGCTTTTGGAAAACGGTAAGCCTGATTTGGAGGCAATTGGGAAGAGCATAAATGATAGAACCAGAATGGTACTTGTTCAAAGATCAAGAGGCTATGCATGGAGACAGTCACTCTTGATTGAGGATATTGAAAGGACTATAAAGTTTATAAAAGGCATTAAAAATGATATAGTTGTAATGGTTGATAACTGTTACGGAGAGTTTGTTGAGGAACGCGAACCCATAGAAGCAGGTGCTGATCTGGCTGCGGGATCACTCATAAAAAACCCCGGGGGCGGACTTGCTCAAACCGGAGGTTATATAGTTGGAAGGAAAGATTGTGTAAGTAAAGCAGCATACAGGCTTACTACACCTGGTCTTGGGAAAAAGGTAGGTTCATCTTTAGGGCACAACAGGTTAATGTTTCAAGGACTTTTCATGGCACCTCATGTTGTAGGCGAAAGTTTGAAAGGGGCAGTGCTTTGTTCTGCGGTTATGAAAAGCCTTGGTTTCGAAACCAGTCCAGGTATAAGTGATGTTCGCGGCGATATTATCCAAGCGGTGAAGTTTAATAATCCGGACAGCCTTATAGCATTCTGTCAAGGTATTCAGAAAGGTTCTCCTGTAGATTCGTATGTTACTCCAGAACCGTGGGACATGCCCGGATATGATAGTCCTGTCATAATGGCGGCAGGTGCATTTATTCAGGGATCTTCTATCGAACTCAGTGCCGATGCACCAATAAAGCCTCCATACATTGCATATATGCAGGGAGGTCTTGTGTACGAGCATGTTAAGCTTGGTATTATGATAGCCATTCAGAAGATGCTTGATAAAAAGCTGATTTGAGGAAATTGCTAAGCAGAAGTCGTGAAATAGATAACCAACTATAAGATAGGAGGGAGCAATATGGCTGAAATTGAGAAGTCTGTCACTACAAGAAGGATAAAGCTTGGAAGTATTTTGATAGTATTGTTTTTGCTGTTATATATCCCTTCTGTGATATTTTGGGTTTATGGTAAGAATGTAAGTACTGATATTGTAAGAATGGGTGAAATTGAGGACTCTGTAAGTATAGATGCTGTTATAGTCAGGGATGAGGTTGTTTTGAATTCACCTGTAGGAGGAAAATGTATCAAGGAAATAAACGAGGGTGAAAAGGTAAAGTCTAATGCAAGGATAGCTACGGTGCTTAACGGTTCTTCAGAAAAGCTTCTCCAAGAATTAAAGCAGCTGGATTTGAGAATAATAGATGCACAGGAGAAAAGAAATGAGAATTTGGAACTTTTCTCAGACGACTTAGAGAAGATTGAAAATGAAATTGAGGAAAAACTGAAGCAGGTAATCTTGCTTGGCAATACTAATGAATTATCGGAAATTGAAGGAATAAAAAAGGAAGTTGATGAATTAATTCAAAAGAAGGCTGCGATTGCAGGGGGATTAAGCTCACCAGATGCACATATAAAATCACTTCTGGATGAAAAAAAATCTTTGCAGCAAAGAATAAGTGCGAATACAAAGGACATTACTACATCCACGTCGGGTGTGGTTTCCTATATGGTTGATGGCTATGAAGGTATACTAACTCCTGACAAGATAAGTGATTATACATTAGATGATATTGACAATATTGAAGTAAAAGGAACCCAAAAGGATATTGAAGAATTGGGTGTGGAAGCAAACAAACCCTTTGCAAAGCTCATAACAGGCATCGAATACTATCTGGTAATGCCTGTCGATACCAAAAAGGCAAATGGATTTAAGGTGGACAATGTTATAAACATAAGACTAAACGAATTTGATAAGGTCATTAAGGGAGATGTCTTTTTTAGGTCTAATAATCTTAATGGAAAGAGCATACTTGCAGTGAAGGTAAGCAATGCACTTAGTGAAACTGCCGCTTTAAGAAAGGTAAACATTGATTTGATAAAGAGTCAATACAGCGGCTTTAAGGTACCTTTGCGAAGCCTGACTAATGTAGACCTTGACAAAAAGATTGCAGAGCTTTGCTTGGTAAAGGCAAACCACGCAAGGTTTGTAAAAGTGAAAATTGTCGGTAAAAACGAAGAATTTGCAATAGTCGAAAATGCGGATTTGGCAGGAGAGTACAGTGTTAGCTTGTATTCTAGTTATATAGTTAATCCGGTTAATATTGAGGAAGGGCAGACAATAAACTGATGAACGAGGATTTTGAATATATAAAAAAGAACCTGGACATTATCAGGGGAAAAGTTGAAAGAGCTGCAATTAAGAGCGGAAGAAAGCTGGAGGATATCACAATAATTGGAGTATCCAAAACAGTTGAACCTGAAAAGATTATTAGGGCAATTGATGAGGGAATAACTGAATTAGGTGAAAATAGGGTTCAGGAATTGACAGAAAAGTACGATATTATTAATAGGAGTTGTAATTGGCATTTAATTGGACATCTGCAAACAAATAAGGTAAAATATGTTGTGGATAAAGTAAAAATGATCCATTCAGTTGATAGATATGATCTTGCTCTTGAAATTCATAACAGGGCTAAAAAGATTGGAAAAGTAGTCGATATATTGGTGCAAGTCAATATTTCCGGTGAGAAATCAAAATTTGGAGTTTCTCCTGATGGCGCTTTAGAACTAATCAAACAGATAGTTACGCTGGAAAACGTAAGGGTTAGAGGGTTTATGACAATGGCCCCTTTTGCATCAAATCCTGAAAAAGTAAGAAATGTTTTTTCGGGTTTGAGAAAATTGTCTATTGACATTGAAAAGGAAAATATTAATAATATAGTTATAGATTATCTTTCCATGGGTATGAGTAATGATTATGAAATTGCAATTGAAGAAGGTGCGAATTTAGTGAGGATAGGTACTGCATTGTTTGGACAAAGGCAGTATCTTTAGATATGTTTTATAAAAGTATTTTACAAAAGATAAACAGGAGGTAATTTAGTATGTCAAAATTATTTAACAAGGTTCTCAATTTTGTTGGTTGGGAGACTGAAGAAGACGAAGAAGAGTTAATTGAAAAAGAAGAGGAACTTAAGGAAGAGACTGAAAAGCCACAATTTATTCAGACAATAAACAAAAGGCCTTCTCCAGGAAAGGTTGTGAACATTCATTCTTCAACACAGTTTAAAGTTGTTGTTGTGCAGCCGGAAAATTTTAATGATGCACAAGACATCTGTGATCATTTGAAGAATAAGAAGCCTATAGTTATCAACCTTGAAGGACTTGAAAAGGATCTTGCTCAAAGAATTATAGATTTCTTAAGTGGAGCTGTTTATTCTCTCGATGGAGCAATTCAAAAAGTTTCTAATGAGATATTTATTATTGCTCCGTATAATGTTGACATTATGGGAGATTTTAAAGGAGAGATAGCAAATAAGACAGCTTTCCCATGGGCAAAATAATGGAGGATTTAGATGTATACTCTTATAAAAGCACTTGATACATTACTTTATGTAATAGAAATGGCATTAGTTATACGTGCTGTTTTATCGTGGATTCCAAACTTATCAAGAGAGAATCCGTTTGTTAATCTTTTGAATCAGGTTACCGAACCGGTTTTGAATCCAATTAGATCGTTGATTGAAAAGTCTTCTTTTGGTAGGAATTCAATGATAGATTTATCACCTTTGATTGCTTTTTTGATTATCGAAGTGTTAAGAAGGATATTGTGGGGTCTATAGCATACATAAGTTAAGTATTAACTTATCTAGGTAGTGCATTCTATTACAATAGATATTGGACGTTTGAATATGAATAGGGAAGAAATACTAAAAAGGATTTCAAAAAGTGAAGATAAACTGGTTGTAGCAAAAGTACTTGACAAGTTATTGTTATCTGAAAAGACTAACAAATTGGCGATTACGGATTTTTTGGACCCACACCTTCAAAGTGTTGTGTCAAAGTGTTTGGAATCTAATAATGTCGGTAATTATTTGTTTTATGGAGGCTATGATGGGGCAGAGAGGGCTGTAGTGGCTTTCTGCCCCAGTAATATGCCATTGATTCAGGAGCCGGAGTTAGCCGGCCTTTTTAAAGTTCTGAAGATAAGTTTAATGCATAGAGAAAATATGACTCACAGAGATTACCTTGGTTCTTTGATGGGATTGGGAATTAAAAGGGAGAAAATTGGTGATATTCTTGTTAAGGACGAACACTCTCTGGTAGTTGCACTAAAT includes the following:
- a CDS encoding cell division protein SepF — its product is MSKLFNKVLNFVGWETEEDEEELIEKEEELKEETEKPQFIQTINKRPSPGKVVNIHSSTQFKVVVVQPENFNDAQDICDHLKNKKPIVINLEGLEKDLAQRIIDFLSGAVYSLDGAIQKVSNEIFIIAPYNVDIMGDFKGEIANKTAFPWAK
- a CDS encoding YggT family protein — its product is MYTLIKALDTLLYVIEMALVIRAVLSWIPNLSRENPFVNLLNQVTEPVLNPIRSLIEKSSFGRNSMIDLSPLIAFLIIEVLRRILWGL
- a CDS encoding YlmH family RNA-binding protein, giving the protein MNREEILKRISKSEDKLVVAKVLDKLLLSEKTNKLAITDFLDPHLQSVVSKCLESNNVGNYLFYGGYDGAERAVVAFCPSNMPLIQEPELAGLFKVLKISLMHRENMTHRDYLGSLMGLGIKREKIGDILVKDEHSLVVALNDIADFIRHNLDKVGNVKVEVEYLDVESLNTYEQKVKEIRTTVASLRLDSVASAGFGMSRSKIADFIKAEKVNLNWETTPSLTKLVKEGDLISIRGKGRVVLQEIGKTTRKDRISVCLKKFI